A stretch of the Candidatus Zixiibacteriota bacterium genome encodes the following:
- a CDS encoding NAD(P)/FAD-dependent oxidoreductase — translation MAARSREIVIIGAGPAGIAAAVQLRRQGHNPLVFEMDEPGGLLRNAGWVENYPGFPDGISGEELASLFTRQLKRWDVEVVKQKVTSLSIDNGCFTVATNDGCVSARVAVIASGTKANTLDDLDPTGSARDRILYEVHPLIHKTNKTIAIIGGGDAAFDYALTLSKHNEVTIFNRTSVARCLPLLKERVQAEGLITYKDNVSVKYPIRVSNDKLVLDCESDGNSFDFTADYLILAIGRKPHLDFLSEDVIARMDELKKSGCLYLIGDVVNDRFRQTAIAVGEGVKAAMRIDRMIGDSVK, via the coding sequence ATGGCTGCGCGGAGTAGAGAAATAGTCATAATCGGCGCCGGCCCGGCCGGAATCGCCGCGGCCGTCCAGCTTCGAAGACAGGGCCACAATCCTCTCGTCTTTGAGATGGACGAACCCGGCGGCCTTTTGCGAAACGCGGGGTGGGTTGAGAACTACCCGGGCTTCCCCGACGGCATATCCGGCGAAGAACTTGCCAGCTTGTTTACGCGGCAACTGAAGCGCTGGGATGTTGAAGTAGTAAAACAGAAGGTTACCTCGCTCTCAATCGACAACGGTTGTTTTACTGTCGCCACGAACGACGGTTGCGTATCCGCACGTGTGGCCGTAATAGCCTCCGGAACCAAAGCGAACACTCTCGACGATTTAGACCCGACCGGTTCGGCCAGAGACAGAATACTCTACGAGGTGCATCCCTTAATTCATAAAACAAACAAGACCATAGCTATCATCGGCGGAGGCGATGCCGCCTTTGACTACGCCCTCACGCTCAGCAAACACAACGAGGTAACAATCTTCAACCGGACAAGTGTGGCTAGATGCCTACCGCTCCTAAAGGAACGAGTCCAGGCTGAAGGTCTGATAACATACAAGGATAACGTCAGCGTCAAATATCCAATCCGCGTCTCCAACGACAAACTTGTACTGGATTGCGAGTCAGATGGAAATTCATTTGACTTCACAGCCGATTATCTTATCCTTGCCATCGGCCGCAAGCCGCACCTTGACTTTTTGTCGGAAGATGTAATCGCGAGGATGGACGAACTCAAAAAATCCGGCTGTCTGTACCTCATCGGTGATGTCGTCAACGACCGTTTCAGGCAGACGGCGATAGCCGTTGGCGAGGGTGTTAAGGCGGCAATGCGGATTGACAGGATGATCGGGGATTCAGTCAAATGA
- a CDS encoding isochorismatase family protein, with protein MKENYFTLSNVNRVARVLRDRVRVDGDRKSNYVPARSVLLVLDMQRYFLDENSHAFIPSAPAIIPGLLRFIEIYVKHNLNIILTRHINTPESAGMMSKWWRDLITRENKLSEIDERFLQAGKTVIEKSQYDAFYQTNLESLLREKNITQVVITGVMTHLCCETTARSAFMRGFEVFFAVDGTATYNEEFHRASLMNLSHGFAKLVLIDELIKAIEDGCAE; from the coding sequence ATGAAAGAAAACTACTTTACGCTATCAAATGTTAATAGAGTGGCTCGAGTGCTTCGAGATCGCGTAAGAGTAGACGGCGATAGGAAGTCGAATTACGTTCCCGCCCGATCCGTCCTGCTGGTTCTGGACATGCAGCGGTACTTTCTGGATGAAAACTCCCACGCCTTCATCCCAAGCGCCCCTGCGATAATTCCCGGTCTGCTTCGGTTCATAGAGATTTACGTAAAACACAACCTGAACATCATACTGACCAGACATATTAACACACCCGAAAGCGCCGGTATGATGAGCAAGTGGTGGAGAGATTTGATTACCCGCGAAAACAAACTGAGCGAGATCGATGAAAGATTCCTCCAAGCCGGAAAAACTGTTATTGAAAAATCCCAGTACGACGCCTTCTATCAGACAAATTTGGAAAGTTTGCTCAGAGAAAAAAATATCACCCAGGTTGTCATCACCGGCGTCATGACACATCTCTGCTGTGAAACGACGGCGCGCTCAGCGTTTATGCGCGGGTTCGAAGTGTTTTTCGCGGTCGATGGCACAGCGACCTACAACGAGGAATTCCATCGGGCTTCCCTGATGAACCTCTCTCACGGCTTCGCCAAATTAGTACTCATCGACGAATTGATAAAGGCAATTGAAGATGGCTGCGCGGAGTAG